The sequence NNNNNNNNNNNNNNNNNNNNNNNNNNNNNNNNNNNNNNNNNNNNNNNNNNNNNNNNNNNNNNNNNNNNNNNNNNNNNNNNNNNNNNNNNNNNNNNNNNNNNNNNNNNNNNNNNNNNNNNNNNNNNNNNNNNNNNNNNNNNNNNNNNNNNNNNNNNNNNNNNNNNNNNNNNNNNNNNNNNNNNNNNNNNNNNNNNNNNNNNNNNNNNNNNNNNNNNNNNNNNNNNNNNNNNNNNNNNNNNNNNNNNNNNNNNNNNNNNNNNNNNNNNNNNNNNNNNNNNNNNNNNNNNNNNNNNNNNNNNNNNNNNNNNNNNNNNNNNNNNNNNNNNNNNNNNNNNNNNNNNNNNNNNNNNNNNNNNNNNNNNNNNNNNNNNNNNNNNNNNNNNNNNNNNNNNNNNNNNNNNNNNNNNNNNCAAATCATCAAGCAAGACGACACGAAAAAACGATTAGCCGGGGCAAAATATACAGTGAAGAACGCCGCTGGAGCCCAAGTAGGAAGTGGACAAACCAATGCGAATGGTGTGTATACATTAGGGAATTTACCGACAGGTAAATACACGGTAACCGAAACGGCAGCGCCAACAGGACACGTAGCGGCGCCAGTAGAAGGAAATAATCGAACTGTAGACGTGGTGAGGAATCAAACGGCAAGTCTGACGTTTACAAATAATCGCCAAGGGCGAATCAAGATCAAGAAGGTAGACAAAGAAAGTAAGGCAGTTTTGTCAGGAGCGGAGTACCGAGTAACGGATAGTCAAGGTAAGGTAGTAGTAACGAGTGTGAAGACAGGAAGCGATGGGACGGTGACAACGGGCTACTTACCAGCAGGAAATTATCGAATTCACGAAAGTGCAGCGCCAGCAAACTATGAATTAGCGAGCCCGTTAAGTGTTGTAGTGACGGTGAAAATGGGAGAAACAACCCCAGAGGTGTTGTTTGAGAACCAACGTCAAAAAGGCGGGCTGCAAATCATCAAGCAAGACGAAGAGAAAAAATATAGGAAATTGTCAGGAGCTATTTTTGATATTGCAAGTGACGATAAAGGTCAAAATATCCTGTATAAAAATCAAAAAACGGATGGATCAGGAAAAATATCTATTCCAGCTATTGCAACGGGTACGTATTATATCAGAGAAACAGCTCCACCACCTGGTTATCAGATAATCGAAAAAGGTTGGATACCAGTAACTGTAGTTCACGGAAAAACAACCACATATCAAGTTGAGAACAGGCCTACTCGGTTGCATTTACGACAAGTCGTACTAAATCAGAATGACGCTTTAGTAGTTCCTAGCACAGGTTATTTCAAACTGGAGCAATTCGCAGGTTCTAACACAGTCAATACGTACCAATTCGTTACTGGTTCGACTGTGAAGAATAAACCAGCAGAGATTACAAAAGAATTGTTTACAACAGTAAGAATTTCCGTTGGCATAGATAAACTTCGGATTATTGATTTAGTACCTGAATATTATATGTATCGTGGAGCCATTGCAACAGAAACTGATACAGATTTAGAAGAAAAACATTCTTTTGATCATACTTCTGAGATAGTAAAAGCTGATCCTATTGTAGATTATAGTAAGTCAAGTGAATATTGGGTAACTGTTTTTGTCGAACCAAAAATGGGAACAACCTCTAATGGTGAAAAAGAAAAAGAGCCTCGACCGTATAGTTGGGACTATAAAACAAATGAACTAGGTCGATTGACTCAAGTGAAGTAGGAGGAAATGTAAATGAAAAAGAAACTTATTGGATTGGCAATTCTTGGATGCTGCCTATTGTTAGCAGGATGTAACTCAAAAAATGAGAGTGAATCTAAGAAAAAAAAAACAGATCATGAAAAAATTGCAAAAAAAGAAGTATCTGAAAATAATTATGCCTCAGCAGACAATTCATTTGCTGTAAATAATGAAAACTTTATCAGCCCAGACTTTGAAGCAAAGCTTACAGGATCAAGTGTTGTTAGTGGAGACGATAATGCAACGTACCTCGTAGTTTTTTATACCTTTACTAATAAAACAAATGTCTTTAAATCAGGACAAGAAGTATTTGAAAAGTATTTGCAAGCTAACCAAGCATCAAATAAAAATGAGATGGAAACGTTATTTATAGATCATCCAGAACTTAGTGAACAGATTAAAAAACTTTCAGATGAATCTACAAAAGAACAAGAGCAAGGGAAAGCAATTCCTATGGCTACAGTTTATAAAACAGTTTCAGATAAAGACTTAAGATTAGATTTTTTAGATGCTGAAGGATCAACCATAGTATCAAAAAATTATTTGATTAAACTAGATTAGTTCCACTATTCAATAAAGAGTATTTACTAGAGAAGTAACGAATAAAATCGGTTAAAATAGAATAAAAAAAGACCTATAGCTAAATTCTACTCATACGAATGACAGAATTTAGTGGTAGGTCTTTTTTTCTAGTTTATTTGAAAGCTCATTTTCTCAATTCGATCAAATGCTTCTTTTAATATAGTTATGTCTTGAGTTGCTGCTAAACGCACGTAACTATCCCCAGTTGTTTCGCCAAAAGCTTTTCCTGGGATCATCAATACATTTGTTTCTTTTAAGACTTTTTCAACAAAGGGGACAGACGTTAAACCAGTTTTTGAAATGTTGATGAACGCATACATACTGCCCTTGACTGGATGTAATGAGAGAAACGGAATAGACGAAATTCGTTGTTCCAAATATTCTAGACGTTCTTTAAAAATGGTTACAACTGTTGGAGTTAGTGTTTCAGCATGATTTAATGCGTAAATACCAGCTTGTTGAGAAGGACTAGGTGCTGAGTAGGTTATACTTTCATTGATCAACTTCGCAGCATCGTTAATATAGTCGGGAG is a genomic window of Enterococcus haemoperoxidus ATCC BAA-382 containing:
- a CDS encoding MSCRAMM family protein, which encodes QIIKQDDTKKRLAGAKYTVKNAAGAQVGSGQTNANGVYTLGNLPTGKYTVTETAAPTGHVAAPVEGNNRTVDVVRNQTASLTFTNNRQGRIKIKKVDKESKAVLSGAEYRVTDSQGKVVVTSVKTGSDGTVTTGYLPAGNYRIHESAAPANYELASPLSVVVTVKMGETTPEVLFENQRQKGGLQIIKQDEEKKYRKLSGAIFDIASDDKGQNILYKNQKTDGSGKISIPAIATGTYYIRETAPPPGYQIIEKGWIPVTVVHGKTTTYQVENRPTRLHLRQVVLNQNDALVVPSTGYFKLEQFAGSNTVNTYQFVTGSTVKNKPAEITKELFTTVRISVGIDKLRIIDLVPEYYMYRGAIATETDTDLEEKHSFDHTSEIVKADPIVDYSKSSEYWVTVFVEPKMGTTSNGEKEKEPRPYSWDYKTNELGRLTQVK
- a CDS encoding DUF5067 domain-containing protein → MKKKLIGLAILGCCLLLAGCNSKNESESKKKKTDHEKIAKKEVSENNYASADNSFAVNNENFISPDFEAKLTGSSVVSGDDNATYLVVFYTFTNKTNVFKSGQEVFEKYLQANQASNKNEMETLFIDHPELSEQIKKLSDESTKEQEQGKAIPMATVYKTVSDKDLRLDFLDAEGSTIVSKNYLIKLD